In Microbulbifer sp. THAF38, the sequence AGCAGGCAGAGATAACTATACATATTGAGATAACAGTTAGCACTCTGATTAAAATTGAGCTGGCTTTATATTGCTTGAATTCATTATGTAACTGTAGTTTATTCATATGGCGCACAGGTAAATTTTCTGTTTCACAAATAGTTTGCTTGGTTAAAGTTGCTATCTATTATATTATTTAGTGATATACTTTTACAAAGTAAAGGTAAGGCTTGGAAAGTTAGTATCTAGGCCCAATTTCATTGGTGTCATTTAATATCTTGCAGGTTCAAGCTCATTAGAGAACCTTAATCTTTTTAACTTAGAATAGTGTATAATTGCCAGTAGAGTAGACGGATAGTTTTACCATTCCTTTTTATTACCACGTTTTCTGCGTCTACACTCATGCCGCTCTAGTAACTTCACGGACATTCTCGTGGGGATGCCGCTTAACATCTTCAGAAATATCGGTATGCTTAACCTGTAGGCTGTAACGATCATGAGATCTTGAATATCTCTTACTAGATCTTCTTTAACATAAGTTAATGCATGGTGCTTCAAGCGATCAGCTGATCTAGGAGGAAGTATCCATCGTCTATATAGTAGTGATGAAGTACAGTTGTACTATATCCAAGACAGCTAGATGTGCTATGAAAACTCAAAAAGTTAAGTCTGAATTCATCTCACTTTTGAAGATAGGAAATTTTGACACTTTTGCTGCCTCTCGTTCAATGGGCAGCAGCACGTAATGGATGCACAATCTGGTACTCAATGGATGCTTTTGTCAGATATGCTTGCTACTCAAATAAAAAGGAAGCCTTTGACTTTTAGAAGTTGCCTTAAAGTTTAGGATTTATTTGTTAGGAGGTACTGTAGGGTGCTCACTCTCGGAAGATTCCACTCTAATGCCCACTATTATGTATCACAGTTATGATTTTGGTAATCATAATGGGAGGAGTGTATACTGTGTCGCAGTTATATTAGTAGTGTATGAAAGGATTTTTTGGGGGGGGAAGACTATTAATCTTTCATGGTTGTTGTAAATTTAAAATTTTTAAAAATTAATCCGTATTTGTAGAAGGGCCGCAAATGATTAGGAATGTATTCGTATTATTTTCAATGTCGATTATTTGTACGGTGAAGTCAGTAAGTGTAAATGCCGAGACTTATACTGTTGATTCTGGTGCTACCCTCAGCAATAGGTTAGCTATTACAAAACCTGGAGATACTATTTATCTCGAATCCGGTGAATATCCTGGCAGATATAAATTAAAGGCAAATGCTTCGCGGGAGAACCCTATATTAATCATACCAAAAGAACGTGATAAGGTTTACTTTACGGGTGAGTACACCCTTACTGGTGATGGTATGGTCTTTGATGGTATACACTTTCAGGATAATGGGAAGTTGGTCGTTGGTGATGACAGAAATCACATTGATACAAAAGATATTGTAATTCGTAATTGTACATTTGATGGTCTCAATTCTGGAACCTGGTTGCAGATTAGAGAAAGCGCTAAAGATATTATAGTTGAGCATAACTTGTTTGCGAATAAAAAAACTAAAGGACAGTTACTGCAGCTAAAGCCGCCTTATAACGACCCCATGAACCATATAATTAGGAGAAACTATTTTTTCAATATTGAGCGGGGTGATGGTAATGGATATGAGACAATTCAGGTGGGACAAGAGGTTGAAGGTAAAGACCGTGAAACGAATGTTTTAATTGAGTTTAATTTGTTTGAGGAGGCTAGTGGTGAGGAAGAAATAATTAGCGTAAAGACCTCTAGGAATATTGTACAATTTAATACATTTCTTCGTTCCATGGGATCGCTAACTTTTAGGCATGGTGACAACAATTTGGCGAAAGGAAATATCTTTTTGGGGGAGGGAGTCGTAAATACAAAGGGGATTAGATTTCAGGGAGAGGATCACACGATAACGGGTAATTACATGGAGGGAATTGATAAGGCGCCTCTTTCTATTATGGATGGTGAATCGAACCCCAAAGATCCAAAATATCCTTTTTATGGTCCGGTAGTTAATGCTAAAATAGACCTTAATGTTATTATAAATAGTGGATATTTGCTCATTGGCCAGGGTCTTGGAGGTTATAATACGGATATCCCTGCTGAAAATGTAATGTTTACAAATAATGTGATTTATCGAACAAGAGGCTCTGAATCTTTTACTAAATTGGTTGATACTGGTAGTAAGGGTTTGTCCGATGATTATTTGAAAAATACAGTCGCAAAGGGGAATAAATATTTTGGCGCGACGCTTGGCGATGGGTTTGGAGGAGTTCATGGATTTAATGAAGTCTTTAGCATTGATGAAATTTTAGATTTAATTGACTTTTCTGCGTATCGACCATTAAGTGTAAGCGATGTTGGCCCATATACCGAGGGTTCTGAGGTAGATTCAAATATGTCATGGTTAGTGCCAGTTAGAAGATTATTGTTGTGATCCATATCATTTGGTGAAGTTAGCGATATCAGGTTTCTTATATAGAAATACTGTACATGGTGAGAAAAGTTTAAATATAGTGATTCAGATCCATTTAACATACTGCTTTCTGAAAAATTGATGCTTTTGGTCAGGTCTGGATCATTATTCCGTGTAAAAACTCAATAACTTTGAGGCGAAAATGAATTCTAGGTACATCAATGCCACTCTTTGTCTTCCTGTCTTCCTGTCTTCCTGTCTTCCTGTCTTCCTGTCTTCCTGTCTTCCTGTCTTCCTGTCTTCCTGTCTTCCTGGTTACAGATTGAGGTGTTTAAAAAAGCTATATAGACATTCCCACTAACTCCTGAGGGCGTAATCGCTCTACCAGAACGTAC encodes:
- a CDS encoding polysaccharide lyase 6 family protein yields the protein MIRNVFVLFSMSIICTVKSVSVNAETYTVDSGATLSNRLAITKPGDTIYLESGEYPGRYKLKANASRENPILIIPKERDKVYFTGEYTLTGDGMVFDGIHFQDNGKLVVGDDRNHIDTKDIVIRNCTFDGLNSGTWLQIRESAKDIIVEHNLFANKKTKGQLLQLKPPYNDPMNHIIRRNYFFNIERGDGNGYETIQVGQEVEGKDRETNVLIEFNLFEEASGEEEIISVKTSRNIVQFNTFLRSMGSLTFRHGDNNLAKGNIFLGEGVVNTKGIRFQGEDHTITGNYMEGIDKAPLSIMDGESNPKDPKYPFYGPVVNAKIDLNVIINSGYLLIGQGLGGYNTDIPAENVMFTNNVIYRTRGSESFTKLVDTGSKGLSDDYLKNTVAKGNKYFGATLGDGFGGVHGFNEVFSIDEILDLIDFSAYRPLSVSDVGPYTEGSEVDSNMSWLVPVRRLLL